The Gemmatimonadaceae bacterium genome includes a window with the following:
- a CDS encoding HAMP domain-containing sensor histidine kinase, with the protein MTRFGFRNRLFVILLSFALVPSAVLAAGWFATSQYVFSLVGASTAWDSTAATGARAFQAMRGLPLTPAQEGAINAHEKRLHDNLVQSKRAAFVYQRAVYVAAGVLLLALGVLGLGASRVAGHLSRQLSRPLLELVGWTGRIGRGEPLPERSSTRGAPEFETLRTRMRTMSDELALGRTRALEAERASALRDAARQAAHELKNPLTPIRFAVARLKREAPSALAETVEVLATETARLEALARNFSQFGKLPEGPRSRVDVGELVRYTARASVPESMPLTVHVDEDLPMVWGHHDALQRAVSNVVLNAVEACREAGHGAIAVQVGRAECDGRDAVSLAVTDTGPGIAPERVARMWEPYVTYKAGGTGLGMAIARQTVLAHDGKVFAESAPGAGTTIRFVLPVGAEEPGAQPPAANLTREEA; encoded by the coding sequence GTGACGCGATTTGGGTTTCGCAACCGGCTGTTTGTCATCCTCCTGTCGTTCGCCCTCGTGCCCTCGGCGGTACTGGCGGCCGGCTGGTTCGCGACCAGCCAATACGTGTTCTCTCTGGTCGGGGCCAGCACGGCCTGGGATAGCACGGCCGCCACCGGCGCGCGCGCCTTCCAAGCCATGCGGGGCCTACCTCTCACCCCTGCCCAGGAGGGAGCCATCAACGCCCATGAAAAGCGTCTCCACGACAACCTCGTGCAGTCCAAGCGCGCCGCCTTCGTGTACCAGCGCGCCGTCTACGTGGCCGCCGGGGTGCTCCTCCTGGCGCTGGGTGTGTTGGGGCTGGGCGCGTCGCGGGTGGCCGGGCACCTGAGCCGGCAGCTCAGCCGCCCCCTGCTGGAACTGGTGGGATGGACGGGGCGCATCGGACGCGGAGAACCGCTTCCCGAACGTTCGTCCACGCGTGGGGCGCCGGAGTTCGAGACACTCCGCACGCGGATGCGGACGATGTCCGATGAACTGGCGCTCGGCCGGACGCGCGCGCTCGAAGCGGAGCGGGCATCGGCCCTGCGCGATGCAGCCCGCCAGGCGGCGCACGAACTGAAGAATCCGTTGACTCCCATCCGGTTCGCCGTCGCCCGGCTGAAGCGCGAGGCGCCGTCGGCGCTTGCGGAGACCGTCGAGGTGCTGGCCACGGAAACGGCTCGGTTGGAGGCGTTGGCGAGGAATTTCTCGCAATTCGGCAAACTGCCCGAGGGGCCGCGGTCGCGGGTGGACGTGGGGGAGTTGGTGCGGTACACGGCGCGGGCATCGGTGCCCGAATCGATGCCGCTCACCGTGCACGTGGACGAGGACCTCCCGATGGTGTGGGGACACCACGACGCACTGCAGCGCGCGGTGAGCAACGTGGTGTTGAATGCGGTGGAGGCCTGCCGTGAGGCCGGACATGGCGCGATCGCTGTACAGGTGGGCCGTGCCGAGTGCGACGGGCGGGATGCCGTGTCGCTCGCCGTGACCGACACCGGCCCCGGCATCGCCCCGGAACGGGTGGCGCGAATGTGGGAGCCATACGTGACGTACAAGGCAGGCGGGACGGGCCTCGGTATGGCGATTGCACGCCAGACCGTACTGGCCCACGATGGGAAGGTGTTTGCCGAGAGCGCGCCAGGCGCGGGGACGACCATTCGGTTCGTCCTCCCCGTGGGCGCGGAGGAACCTGGGGCGCAGCCGCCCGCCGCCAACTTGACGAGGGAAGAAGCATGA
- a CDS encoding glycine C-acetyltransferase has protein sequence MSVNQRFVKQLSGAIDQLKADRVYKTLNHLESPQAARVRMEGRGEVIILSSNNYLGLCNEPAVVQAGIDGLRTFGAGTGSVRFICGTFTVHRDLEAGLARFVGCEASMSYVSAWNANEGLTATIVEEGDFVVSDALNHASIIDSIRLAKAITKCTTGVYKHGDLDDLRAKLEGARSARRRLIWTDGVFSMEGSIARLPELVQMARDHDAVLIVDDSHATGVLGKNGRGSAEHFGLLGEIDIITSTLGKALGGAAGGFTAGPAALTDYLIQRSRPQLFSNALPPTVAASALASVRFIEQHPDRVQTLRDNARYFREQIIEAGFKPLAGETPIIPIIVGETAAAIQMSDMLLAEGVFVTGFGFPVVPQGQARVRCQISAAHTKADLDQAIEAFKRVGRKLKLV, from the coding sequence ATGTCCGTGAATCAGCGATTCGTGAAGCAACTCAGCGGCGCGATCGACCAGCTCAAGGCCGACCGCGTGTACAAGACGCTCAATCATCTCGAATCACCCCAGGCCGCCCGAGTGCGCATGGAAGGCCGCGGCGAGGTGATCATTCTCTCGTCGAACAACTACCTCGGACTGTGCAACGAGCCGGCCGTGGTGCAGGCCGGGATCGACGGGCTCAGGACGTTCGGTGCCGGCACCGGCAGCGTGCGGTTCATCTGCGGGACGTTCACCGTGCACCGCGACCTCGAAGCGGGGCTGGCGCGGTTCGTGGGGTGCGAGGCATCGATGTCGTACGTGAGCGCCTGGAACGCGAACGAGGGACTCACCGCGACGATCGTCGAGGAGGGAGACTTCGTCGTGAGCGACGCCCTCAACCACGCCTCGATCATCGACTCCATCCGTCTCGCCAAGGCGATTACCAAGTGCACGACCGGCGTGTACAAGCACGGCGATCTGGACGACCTGCGCGCCAAGCTCGAAGGGGCCCGGTCGGCCCGCCGGCGGTTGATCTGGACCGACGGCGTGTTCTCGATGGAGGGTTCCATCGCCAGGCTCCCCGAGCTCGTGCAGATGGCGCGCGACCACGACGCCGTGCTCATCGTCGACGATTCACACGCCACGGGAGTGCTCGGCAAGAACGGCCGCGGCAGCGCCGAGCATTTCGGGTTGCTCGGTGAGATCGACATCATCACATCCACGCTGGGTAAGGCCCTCGGCGGGGCAGCGGGCGGATTCACGGCCGGCCCGGCAGCCCTCACCGATTATCTGATCCAGCGATCGCGCCCGCAGCTCTTCTCGAACGCGCTGCCCCCCACCGTGGCGGCCAGCGCCCTGGCCTCGGTGCGGTTCATCGAGCAGCACCCCGACCGCGTGCAGACGCTGCGCGACAACGCCCGCTACTTCCGCGAGCAGATCATCGAGGCTGGTTTCAAGCCGCTGGCCGGTGAGACCCCGATCATCCCGATCATCGTGGGCGAAACCGCAGCCGCGATTCAGATGTCGGACATGCTCCTCGCCGAGGGGGTGTTCGTGACGGGATTCGGCTTCCCGGTGGTGCCCCAGGGGCAGGCCCGGGTCCGTTGCCAGATCTCGGCGGCCCATACGAAGGCGGATCTGGACCAGGCGATCGAGGCATTCAAGCGAGTCGGGAGGAAGTTGAAGCTGGTGTGA
- the tdh gene encoding L-threonine 3-dehydrogenase, with product MAETTHTKIRSEARVRALVKETAAPGFTMKNVPEPTIRDDEVLIRVRAAGVCGTDVHIYEWDAWAQGRCKPPFTVGHEFAGEVARVGKLVTDVHVGDRVTAEGHIVDGRCLLCRTGNSHVCPYTKIIGVDRDGCFADYIAMPATNVWHLDDDVSFDVGGIHDPMGNAFHTALTADIPGATVLITGCGPIGLFAVGICKAAGASRIIASDVNETRLALARRMGAHDVVHPNEAAAAVRAATEGLGVDVVLEMSGVPSAIHQAFELVRVGGRVQMLGIPSKPIEINLATEVIFKGITIYGVVGRRMYDTWHQVTRFLRSGMFDPTPVITHRFPLEQFDEAINAIKTGAAGKVIFEIA from the coding sequence GTGGCGGAAACCACCCACACGAAAATCAGAAGCGAGGCACGCGTGAGAGCGCTGGTCAAGGAAACTGCGGCTCCCGGATTCACAATGAAGAACGTCCCTGAGCCGACGATCAGAGACGATGAAGTGCTCATCCGCGTGCGGGCCGCGGGTGTCTGCGGCACCGACGTGCACATCTACGAATGGGATGCGTGGGCGCAGGGGCGCTGTAAGCCGCCGTTCACAGTCGGCCACGAATTCGCCGGCGAAGTAGCGCGGGTGGGCAAGCTGGTGACCGACGTGCATGTGGGCGACCGGGTGACGGCGGAGGGGCACATCGTGGACGGGCGCTGCCTGCTGTGCCGCACCGGCAACTCCCACGTCTGCCCGTACACCAAGATCATCGGCGTCGATCGCGACGGGTGCTTTGCCGACTACATCGCGATGCCCGCCACCAACGTCTGGCACCTGGACGACGACGTGTCGTTCGACGTCGGCGGCATCCACGACCCGATGGGCAACGCCTTCCACACCGCGCTCACCGCCGACATCCCGGGCGCCACGGTGCTCATCACCGGCTGCGGCCCGATCGGACTGTTCGCGGTGGGCATCTGCAAGGCGGCCGGCGCGTCGCGCATCATCGCCTCCGACGTCAACGAGACACGGCTCGCACTCGCCCGCCGTATGGGGGCGCACGACGTCGTCCACCCGAACGAAGCGGCGGCCGCCGTGCGCGCCGCCACCGAAGGACTTGGCGTGGACGTCGTGCTCGAGATGTCGGGGGTGCCGTCCGCCATCCACCAGGCGTTCGAGCTGGTGCGGGTGGGGGGACGGGTCCAGATGCTCGGCATCCCGTCCAAGCCGATCGAGATCAATCTCGCCACCGAAGTGATTTTCAAGGGAATCACGATCTACGGAGTCGTGGGCCGCCGGATGTACGATACCTGGCATCAGGTCACGCGGTTCCTGCGCTCCGGAATGTTCGACCCGACGCCGGTGATCACACATCGCTTCCCCCTCGAGCAGTTCGACGAGGCGATCAATGCCATCAAGACCGGCGCCGCCGGCAAGGTGATCTTCGAGATCGCATGA
- a CDS encoding NYN domain-containing protein, with protein MNPRNQRREPTRSHGALIHRGPQATVASAHPMAAVPMHAPNAALLIDFDNVTMGIRSDLGNELRNLLGSDIIKGKVAVQRAYADWRRYPQYIVPLTEASIDLIFAPAYGSAKKNATDIRLAIDALELVFTRLEIGTFILLSGDSDFSSLVIKLKEYGKYVIGVGIRESSSDLLVMNCDEYYSYNALAGLVKASEEETSRKYDPWELVSEAIGRMKRNGDVMRSDRLKQVMQDIDNTFDEKNTGHSKFSKFVQDAAARGLLSLTKLENGQLEVGMPSGEAGHAPVQPAAERSEAPAEERGGRRGRRGGRGRGRGGRSAEAPQLELSAGSEVAATVEPVPEAARPARRSGQSVGTVGERLTRNEAFDLVRRAVETLTTGVETVQASAVRQRAHELLGRDSESLGERNFARILQDAHDADMIDLRRHGDDYDVSRAVSAAPVAEQLAAAEVTATPAKPPAVPGLRLGLGPRGGGARGRGGKTGELPPNLLSFGVVETAPSAAVVATSAIAEAKPMAKKTRGRPKAAKIESGAPETAAESPAKKPRARRGRKPATTETAEA; from the coding sequence ATGAACCCTCGTAATCAGCGCCGTGAGCCGACTCGCTCGCACGGCGCCCTCATCCACCGCGGCCCGCAAGCCACGGTCGCTTCCGCGCACCCGATGGCCGCCGTGCCGATGCACGCGCCAAACGCGGCCCTCCTCATCGACTTCGACAATGTGACGATGGGGATTCGCTCCGACCTCGGGAACGAACTCCGCAACCTGCTCGGCTCCGACATCATCAAGGGCAAGGTGGCCGTCCAGCGCGCCTACGCCGATTGGCGCCGGTATCCGCAGTACATCGTCCCGCTCACCGAAGCGTCCATCGATCTCATCTTCGCGCCGGCGTACGGCTCTGCCAAGAAGAATGCCACCGACATCCGGTTGGCGATCGACGCGCTCGAACTCGTATTCACGCGCCTCGAGATCGGCACCTTCATTCTCCTCTCGGGCGACTCCGACTTCTCGAGTCTCGTCATCAAGCTCAAGGAGTACGGCAAGTACGTGATCGGCGTGGGCATCCGCGAGTCGTCGAGTGACCTGCTCGTGATGAACTGCGACGAATACTACAGCTACAACGCGCTGGCCGGCCTCGTGAAAGCCAGCGAAGAGGAGACGTCCCGCAAGTACGATCCATGGGAGTTGGTCAGCGAGGCCATCGGCCGGATGAAGCGCAATGGCGACGTCATGCGCTCCGACCGCCTCAAGCAGGTGATGCAGGACATCGACAACACGTTCGACGAGAAGAACACCGGCCACTCCAAGTTTTCCAAGTTCGTGCAGGATGCCGCCGCCCGCGGGCTGCTCAGCCTCACGAAGCTCGAGAACGGACAGCTCGAAGTGGGTATGCCATCGGGCGAGGCGGGTCACGCCCCCGTCCAGCCGGCCGCCGAGCGCAGCGAGGCACCGGCCGAGGAGCGCGGTGGCCGCCGCGGCCGCCGCGGCGGACGCGGGCGCGGCCGCGGGGGACGCAGCGCCGAAGCACCGCAACTCGAACTCAGTGCGGGCAGCGAAGTGGCGGCGACGGTAGAGCCGGTCCCCGAGGCCGCGCGCCCCGCGCGCCGGAGCGGCCAGAGCGTGGGCACGGTCGGCGAAAGACTGACGCGCAACGAAGCGTTCGACCTTGTACGCCGCGCCGTCGAGACGCTCACCACGGGTGTAGAGACCGTGCAGGCCAGCGCCGTGCGCCAACGCGCACACGAGCTGCTCGGCCGCGACAGCGAGAGCCTGGGCGAGCGCAACTTCGCGCGCATCCTTCAGGACGCGCACGACGCGGACATGATCGATCTGCGCCGCCACGGCGACGACTACGACGTATCGCGCGCCGTATCGGCGGCGCCCGTGGCTGAACAGCTGGCGGCGGCCGAGGTCACGGCGACGCCGGCCAAGCCCCCGGCAGTCCCCGGCCTGCGGCTTGGGCTGGGACCCCGTGGCGGCGGCGCTCGTGGCCGCGGCGGAAAGACCGGCGAACTGCCTCCCAACCTGCTCAGCTTCGGGGTCGTGGAAACGGCGCCTTCGGCCGCCGTGGTGGCGACTTCCGCTATCGCAGAGGCGAAGCCGATGGCCAAGAAGACGCGTGGTCGACCCAAAGCCGCCAAGATCGAGAGCGGAGCGCCGGAGACGGCGGCCGAATCTCCGGCCAAGAAGCCGCGTGCTCGGCGCGGCCGGAAGCCCGCGACGACCGAGACGGCCGAGGCATGA
- a CDS encoding DNA-3-methyladenine glycosylase, with translation MTTSAALPARRSRHGAVLPARFFARGTELVARDLLGAILECRTADGVASGRIVETEAYLGEHDAACHAAAGLTARTAPLYGPPGSAYVYFIYGMHWCVNAVTRARGLPSAVLIRAVSPVAGLALMRDRRGHPRRDVDLTNGPAKLCDALGIDGRHNACSLQRSPLVIRASAPVADGEVVVTPRIGIRRAADWLLRFAVAGDPFVSRTPPNFPRRRYSP, from the coding sequence ATGACGACGAGCGCCGCGCTTCCCGCGCGGCGCTCGCGCCATGGGGCCGTGCTCCCGGCCCGCTTCTTCGCGCGCGGCACGGAATTGGTCGCACGCGATCTACTCGGCGCCATACTCGAATGCCGGACCGCCGACGGCGTGGCCAGCGGGCGCATCGTGGAGACCGAGGCCTACCTCGGTGAACACGATGCCGCGTGCCATGCGGCCGCCGGGCTCACGGCGCGCACCGCGCCACTGTACGGGCCGCCGGGATCGGCGTACGTGTACTTCATCTACGGCATGCACTGGTGCGTCAATGCGGTCACGCGTGCGCGCGGACTGCCCAGCGCCGTGCTCATCCGCGCCGTGTCGCCGGTGGCGGGTCTGGCGCTGATGCGGGACCGGCGGGGCCATCCCCGGCGGGATGTGGACCTCACCAATGGGCCGGCCAAGCTCTGCGACGCGCTGGGCATAGACGGGCGACACAACGCGTGCTCCCTGCAGCGCTCGCCACTCGTTATCCGCGCCAGCGCTCCGGTAGCCGACGGCGAGGTGGTGGTGACGCCGCGCATCGGCATTCGCCGCGCCGCCGACTGGCTCTTGCGCTTCGCCGTGGCCGGCGATCCCTTCGTGTCGCGCACCCCGCCCAACTTTCCGCGACGGCGCTACTCGCCGTGA
- a CDS encoding dipeptidase — protein MIPLPPKPVRRHAPAAIVALALALALACTACGRPESSHMPSSAVTVPPVSARAAKVYRNAVVIDTHNDLPSRMLDDGYDADVRHQPGYGKTKGDTDLPRLVESGITAQFLSAFIDAKYPLVKPGQSWVRVEAYMDTIHAFVDRHPDSLIFATNSDDVRRAKKEGKVAIFIGVEGGHAIENSLDKLRQLYAQGARYMTLTWNNGNDWAGSSIGVNGTSTAGLTDFGKDVVREMNRLGMLVDISHVSDSTFYDVIATSKDPVIASHSSSRALGGHPRNMTDDMLRAVARNDGVVDVNFNAPFIDPTFAAAEDSVRKTTAAEAEAAMRQPGADTAKLRSAYDSLTNQRIHALPRPPLSVLLDHIDHIVQVAGVDHVGLGSDFDGVDGLLPADMLDVTYLPNIAQGLIDRGYTDTDITKILGGNMLRVIEIVLDRQPSGKP, from the coding sequence GTGATCCCCCTTCCCCCCAAGCCCGTGCGCCGCCATGCCCCCGCGGCCATCGTCGCCCTCGCCCTCGCCCTCGCCCTCGCCTGCACGGCCTGCGGCCGGCCGGAGTCTTCCCATATGCCGTCATCCGCCGTCACCGTTCCGCCCGTGTCCGCCCGCGCCGCCAAGGTCTATCGCAACGCCGTGGTCATCGACACGCACAACGACCTTCCCAGCCGCATGCTCGACGACGGCTACGACGCCGACGTCCGCCACCAGCCTGGTTACGGAAAGACGAAAGGCGACACCGATCTGCCGCGGCTCGTCGAATCGGGCATCACCGCGCAGTTCCTGTCGGCATTCATCGATGCGAAGTACCCCCTGGTCAAGCCCGGCCAGTCCTGGGTTCGGGTGGAAGCGTACATGGACACGATCCATGCGTTCGTGGACCGCCATCCCGATTCCCTGATCTTCGCCACCAACTCGGACGACGTGCGCCGGGCGAAGAAGGAGGGCAAGGTCGCCATCTTCATCGGCGTCGAGGGCGGCCACGCCATCGAGAACTCGCTGGACAAGCTGCGCCAGCTCTACGCCCAGGGTGCGCGGTACATGACCCTCACCTGGAACAACGGCAACGACTGGGCCGGCTCATCCATCGGCGTGAACGGCACGAGCACCGCCGGGCTCACCGACTTCGGCAAGGATGTCGTGCGCGAGATGAACCGGCTGGGCATGCTCGTCGACATCTCGCATGTGTCGGATTCGACGTTCTATGATGTGATCGCCACGAGCAAGGACCCGGTGATCGCGTCGCACTCCAGTTCTCGGGCGTTGGGCGGGCACCCCCGCAACATGACCGACGACATGTTGCGCGCCGTGGCGCGCAACGACGGGGTGGTGGACGTGAACTTCAATGCACCGTTCATCGATCCCACGTTTGCCGCTGCCGAAGACAGCGTCCGGAAGACCACGGCAGCTGAGGCGGAGGCCGCCATGCGCCAGCCCGGAGCCGACACCGCCAAGTTGCGCTCCGCATATGACAGCCTCACGAATCAGCGCATCCATGCTCTGCCGCGCCCGCCGCTGTCCGTGCTCCTCGACCACATCGATCATATCGTCCAGGTGGCTGGCGTGGACCATGTGGGGCTGGGCAGCGACTTCGACGGCGTGGACGGCCTGCTTCCCGCCGATATGCTCGACGTGACCTACCTGCCGAACATCGCACAGGGTCTCATCGACCGGGGGTACACCGACACCGACATCACCAAGATCCTGGGCGGCAATATGCTGCGAGTGATCGAGATCGTGCTCGACCGCCAACCGAGCGGCAAGCCCTGA